The following proteins are encoded in a genomic region of Neospora caninum Liverpool complete genome, chromosome XI:
- a CDS encoding Dolichol phosphate glucosyltransferase, related, with product METPAELLLQELAHRLGVSLSKASPLLSPILALVLLLLAACFTWFLVRFLLWILDPVIQWQVDAGKPASCFLLPSADACPGSQSPSWEALASDVSPSSGDALSLPPSVDLSVIVPAFNEALRLPLAVSELLSFLEARRASLSSSSRSGVSDRWPVFTYEIIVVDDGSTDGTAAIAPLLGAAIFSPSTSPPASLSARAAAAAAQAASRAFAKVHAPNSRPASKAPTACPRSSPLSALGASSSPSSCPSLSCPSLSCPSLSCPSRSCASSASPDAGQAGFPPFAFSPSDSVPVSAVAAEAMRAATKVHLDAGQRLRDCFSPLVSRVGDRGAAPDTGAERHRKGESEREEESGESGERGEKEGETPASSPLSSLRVLRLKENRGKGFAVKIGAKHARGRMLLMADADGATTVESLVLLERALLERKRLPRGRSENVSRSSSLAHEENADAAQLEDKTRQGEEEKKLRAGVSEAKRRENRQGAVDAGEHALETDTAGGRKIAQDGRESDGDEETTLQTRLASLPPLAFPWPLLYRRGDREGSQEDTEALVAFGSRRQLEQAAISSRSWHRNFLMHAFHWCVRSVVGDSHIKDTQCGFKLFTRFAARQLFPRLHLCRWAFDVELLLLSRLLRVPVAEIPVEWEEKEGSKLNVLGASFQMARDILVLKCMYTAGIWKASADSG from the exons atgGAGACACCAGCGGAGTTGCTCCTCCAGGAGCTCGCCCACAGgctgggcgtctctctctcgaaaGCGTCTCCCTTGCTCTCTCCGATTCTTGCgcttgttcttctccttctcgccgcatGCTTCACGTGGTTCCTCGTCAGGTTTCTCCTCTGGATCCTCGATCCGGTCATCCAGTGGCAAGTCGATGCCGGCAAACCTGCCAG ctgcttccttcttccttccgcaGATGCTTGCCCGGGGAGCCAGTCGCCTTCTTGGGAGGCCCTCGCTTCCgacgtgtctccctcgtcgggggacgcgctgtctctccctccctccgTCGACCTCTCCGTCATCGTTCCAGCGTTCAACGaggcgcttcgtctcccccttgCCGTCTCCGAactcctttccttcctcgaagctcggcgcgcgtctctgtcttcgtcttcgcggaGTGGCGTGAGCGATCGCTGGCCGGTCTTCACGTACGAGATCATCGTGGTCGACGACGGCAGCACTGACGGCACGGCTGCGATTGCGCCTCTGCTGGGAGCGGCGattttctcgccctcgaccTCTCCGCCAGCGTCGCTGTCTGCTCGGGCAGCAGCGGCGGCTGCGCAGGCCGCGTCTCGAGCTTTCGCcaaagtgcatgcgcccaACTCGCGGCCGGCAAGCAAAGCGCCAACGGCGTGTCCCCGatcttctcccctctctgctctcggcgcctcctcgtccccatcttcttgtccttctctctcgtgtccttctctctcgtgtccttctctctcgtgtcccTCACGCTCGTGTGcatcgtctgcttcgcctgaTGCAGGCCAAGCGGGCTTTCCGccgtttgccttttctcctaGCGACTCTGTTCCGGTTTCTGCGGTGGCGGCTGAGGCGATGCGTGCGGCGACAAAGGTTCACTTGGACGCTGGCCAGCGGCTTCGGGACTGCTTCTCcccgctcgtctctcgagtTGGAGACAGGGGCGCGGCACCGGACACTggtgcagagagacacagaaaaggcgagagtgaaagagaagaagagagcggagagagtggggaacgaggagagaaagaaggggagacgcctgcgtcgtctccgctgtcttcgcTGAGAGTTCTTCGTCTGAAGGAGAACAGAGGCAAAGGCTTTGCCGTGAAGATTGGCGCGAAGCATGCACGAGGACGCATGCTGTTGATGGCAGATGCTGACGGGGCAACGACCGTCGAGAGTTTGGTGTTGCTCGAACGTGCCCTcctggaaagaaagcgactcccgcgagggagaagcgagaatgTCTCCCGCAGCTCGTCCCTCGCccacgaggaaaacgcggacgCGGCCCAGCTGGAAGACAAAAcgaggcagggagaggaagagaagaaactccgcgcaggtgtctccgaggcgaagcgcagagagaaccggCAAGGGGCGGTGGACGCTGGAGAGCACGCGTTAGAAACCGATACAGCTGGTGGGAGGAAGATCGCGCAGGACGGCCGAGAATCGGacggggacgaggagacgacaCTGCAGACgcgccttgcctctctccctcccctcgcgtttccaTGGCCTCTCCTGTACAGGAGGGGAGATCGAGAAGGCAGCCAAGAGGATACGGAAGCACTAGTTGCTTTCGGTTCGCGAAGACAACTCGAACAAGCTGCAATTTCCTCGAGATCCTGGCACCGCAATTTCTTGATGCATGCATTCCACTGGTGCGTTCGCAGTGTCGTAGGCGACTCCCATATTAAG GACACGCAGTGCGGCTTCAAACTCTTCACGCGATTTGCAGCCCGCCAGCTGTTTCCGCGGCTTCACCTTTGTCGTTGGGCCTTCGACGTTGAGTTGCTTctgctctcgcgtcttctgcgcgtgCCCGTCGCCGAGATCCCCGTGGAGtgggaggagaaagaaggcagcaAGCTGAAcgttctcggcgcctcctttCAGATGGCGCGCGACATCTTGGTTCTcaagtgtatgtacaccgcagGAATCTGGAAGGCGTCCGCCGACAGTGGCTGA
- a CDS encoding putative ribosome recycling factor domain-containing protein, producing the protein MRPLASLTRSSGMAPVSCAMLPAPFQRRLPSWLSPRALGAHSSSCFSPSCQSLPPAFASSLPFSLPSSCAPPAALLSSPACPVSSSFSPFSPFSSPPFPALCVARCGLASGKKKKSHAREDGREEDKRMRKVIKIIGGDADDEFAPADSSRAPRGVGGKAQGLERAKARGLVRGGRGEDSDEDEPRSPRKGDSSSDAFNVASYEEEMKAALDKMVQDVSALLVHRERAEHFERIPVSAGGEKRRLSDLAQVVVRGASTVHVHVFSEANLSKVMSALRAADPKWTLQQEGATAIRLQLPKVTPEMREELKTKARVFLVTAKSSVRNLRQAARSHLHKLQFKTRSIDDVKRRELDASLTSLMEAYVGKCDKVFNEKMQQLLG; encoded by the exons ATGCggccgctcgcttctcttaCGCGTTCCTCTGGCATGGCTCCAGTCTCCTGCGCTATGCTTCCAGCCCCCTTCCAGCGTCGGCTGCCGTcgtggctgtctcctcgcgccctCGGGGCTCACAgctcttcttgcttctcgccttcttgccagtcgcttcctcccgccttcgcatcttctctcccgttttctctcccgtcttcgtGCGCACCACctgctgcgcttctctcttccccagCTTgccccgtctcctcgtccttctctcctttctctccgttttcctcgcctcccttcccTGCGCTTTGTGTCGCGCGCTGCGGCCTGGCGagtgggaagaagaagaagagccacGCTCGCGaggacggcagagaagaggacaaaCGCATGCGGAAGGTCATAAAAATCAttggcggcgacgcagacgacgaaTTCGCTCCAGCAGACTCGTCGCGGGCTCCTCGAGGCGTCGGCGGAAAGGCGCAAGGCCTCGAGCGCGCCAAGGCCCGAGGCCTCGTGAGGGGAGGCCGCGGCGAAGACTCCGACGAGGACGAGCCTCGCAGCCcccggaaaggagacagttcGTCTGACGCATTTAACGTCGCGAGCtacgaagaagagatgaaAGCCGCTCTCGACAAAATGGTCCAGgacgtctctgctctcctcgttcACCGAGAGCGTGCCGAACACTTTGAGCGCATTCCCGTCTCCGCTGGAG gcgagaaacggcgcCTGTCGGACCTCGCACAAGTCGTTGtgcgcggcgcctcgacaGTCCACGTGCATGTCTTCAGCGAGGCAAACCTTTCCAAG GTCATGTCCGCGCTGCGAGCCGCCGACCCGAAATGGACTCTCCAGCAAGAAGGCGCCACGGCGATTCGGCTCCAGCTTCCCAAG gtgaCGCCCGAGATGCGCGAGGAGCTAAAGACGAAggctcgcgtcttccttgtCACG GCGAAAAGTTCGGTGAGAAATCTCCGGCAAGCTGCTCGCAGTCACCTGCACAAGTTGCAATTCAAAACGAGGAGCATCGACGAcgtgaagaggcgagagctgGACGCTTCGCTTACGTCTCTGATGGAGGCGTACGTGGGAAAATGCGACAAAGTTTTCAACGAGAAAATGCAACAACTGCTGGGGTAG